In Luteitalea sp. TBR-22, one genomic interval encodes:
- a CDS encoding nuclear transport factor 2 family protein, translating into MRLLLSITAGAVALATVTLPAQSPEAWTSLVEAERAFAAHSVRTTMREAFLAHLSERAVLFSPGPVNGHALYANAPARPGQLSWAPEVVDIAASGDFGYSTGPHQFRRAADGPVMRQGYFCSVWGRDGQQAWKVLVDLGISQPQPLSLDVTPRRPAAAPAVSAGSAAQARASLEAAEKRLTAALAVDQVQAYRAALAPHARVYRDGNPPAEGVEAAVALLSRRGAVTSAAPEAFEIASSGDLAYAHGRLALAGARADAPPVHYVRVWRHQAEGWRVVLDVDTWTAP; encoded by the coding sequence ATGCGGCTCCTCCTGTCGATCACTGCCGGCGCCGTGGCGCTGGCAACGGTCACGCTCCCGGCGCAGTCCCCCGAGGCGTGGACCTCGCTCGTCGAGGCCGAGCGCGCCTTCGCGGCCCATTCGGTGCGGACGACGATGCGCGAGGCCTTCCTTGCGCACCTGTCGGAACGCGCGGTCCTGTTCAGCCCGGGGCCGGTCAACGGGCACGCCTTGTACGCCAACGCCCCGGCACGGCCAGGGCAGTTGAGCTGGGCACCCGAGGTCGTCGACATCGCCGCGTCGGGCGACTTCGGCTACTCGACCGGGCCGCATCAGTTCCGGCGCGCCGCCGATGGCCCCGTGATGCGCCAGGGCTACTTCTGCAGCGTGTGGGGACGCGACGGACAGCAGGCCTGGAAGGTGCTGGTCGACCTGGGCATCTCGCAGCCGCAGCCGCTGTCGCTCGACGTCACCCCGCGGCGACCCGCGGCAGCTCCCGCCGTGTCGGCGGGCAGCGCGGCGCAGGCACGCGCCTCGCTCGAGGCAGCGGAGAAGCGACTGACGGCGGCGCTGGCCGTCGACCAGGTGCAGGCCTATCGCGCCGCGCTGGCCCCGCACGCGCGCGTCTATCGCGACGGCAACCCGCCGGCCGAAGGCGTGGAGGCGGCCGTGGCCCTGCTGTCCCGACGAGGCGCCGTCACGAGTGCGGCGCCCGAGGCCTTCGAGATCGCCTCGTCCGGGGACCTGGCCTATGCGCACGGGCGGCTGGCGCTTGCCGGCGCCCGCGCCGACGCGCCGCCCGTCCACTACGTGCGAGTGTGGCGGCACCAGGCGGAGGGCTGGCGGGTGGTCCTCGACGTGGACACCTGGACCGCCCCGTAG
- a CDS encoding diguanylate cyclase, whose amino-acid sequence MTSPPSRLLALAATCAVVGTLLLAAGQAVAGALVVGAGIGIAVVAVLGLRVDRNAGRAPAVGYVHASLVEALAGAIDAKHDPSGTRLTRRRTWATQLAQAVGLPASDIEAVRTAALLLDIGQLAVPDHILAKPGPLSVEEFHKIRIHPQVSADLISGVPLPPNVAGFVRSHHERWDGKGYPEGLAKEAIPVGARVLAVVDCYDALVSERPYRDRLTREAAVAVLREEEGKSLDPAIVERFITLLPTIDAGAGPAVVTTDASLGSIVSARREDVALFEISQAISAGLGVEGTAQLLAQKLRRVIPYSSAALYLHDPEARLFKAAFTEGIEAEMLATVQVATDAGMFGQSLREQRAVANGDPQACMDARAAAATRLRSSIVCPLYGEQNELVGALAIYHVTPGCYTQDECRLLEMVARQAGPVVSHALQLARAQEEALTDPLTGLPNTRFLWMHLTQELARAARQASRLALLLIDVDDFKVVNDSEGHPVGDLALRELASVLRQSVRPYDVCARYGGDEFVIMMPECGREEAEDRLRHLQQQITRHQMRLPDGRSFTMSVSIGAAVFPRDGDSSEALLAAADARMYQDKHRWREQGERRPAEPMPALPRPPLHKM is encoded by the coding sequence GTGACCTCGCCTCCTTCCCGGTTGCTGGCCCTGGCCGCGACCTGTGCCGTCGTCGGCACGCTGCTGCTCGCCGCCGGACAGGCTGTCGCCGGTGCGCTGGTGGTCGGCGCAGGGATAGGCATCGCGGTGGTGGCGGTCCTCGGCCTGCGCGTCGACCGGAATGCCGGGCGAGCGCCAGCGGTGGGGTACGTCCATGCGTCGCTGGTCGAGGCCCTCGCGGGCGCCATCGACGCCAAGCACGACCCGTCGGGCACCCGGTTGACCCGCCGCCGGACCTGGGCCACCCAGCTCGCCCAGGCCGTCGGCCTGCCGGCTTCCGACATCGAGGCCGTCCGCACGGCGGCCCTGCTGCTCGACATCGGGCAGCTCGCCGTCCCGGATCACATCCTGGCCAAGCCGGGGCCGCTGTCGGTCGAGGAGTTCCACAAGATCCGCATCCACCCGCAGGTCAGCGCCGACCTGATCAGCGGCGTGCCCCTGCCGCCAAACGTCGCCGGGTTCGTGCGGTCCCACCACGAGCGCTGGGACGGCAAGGGGTACCCCGAAGGCCTGGCCAAGGAAGCCATTCCCGTCGGGGCACGCGTGCTCGCCGTGGTCGACTGCTACGACGCCCTGGTGAGCGAGCGGCCGTACCGCGATCGCCTCACCCGGGAAGCCGCCGTCGCCGTGCTGCGCGAAGAGGAAGGCAAGTCGCTCGACCCGGCCATCGTCGAGCGGTTCATCACGCTGCTGCCGACCATCGACGCAGGTGCTGGTCCCGCCGTGGTCACGACCGACGCGTCGCTGGGATCGATCGTCTCGGCACGGCGCGAGGACGTCGCGCTGTTCGAGATCTCCCAGGCAATCAGCGCCGGGCTCGGCGTGGAGGGCACGGCGCAGTTGCTCGCCCAGAAGCTCCGGCGCGTGATTCCGTATTCGAGCGCGGCGCTCTACCTGCACGACCCCGAGGCGCGGCTGTTCAAGGCGGCATTCACCGAGGGCATCGAGGCCGAGATGCTGGCGACCGTGCAGGTGGCCACCGACGCCGGCATGTTCGGCCAGTCGCTCCGGGAACAGCGGGCGGTGGCCAACGGCGACCCGCAGGCCTGCATGGACGCCCGCGCCGCCGCCGCCACGCGCTTGCGGTCGTCCATCGTGTGTCCCCTGTACGGCGAGCAGAACGAGCTGGTGGGCGCGCTGGCGATCTATCACGTGACGCCCGGCTGCTACACGCAGGACGAGTGCCGCCTGCTCGAGATGGTGGCCCGACAGGCCGGTCCGGTCGTGAGCCACGCCCTGCAGTTGGCGCGCGCGCAGGAAGAGGCGCTCACCGACCCGCTCACGGGCCTGCCCAACACGCGCTTCCTGTGGATGCACCTGACGCAGGAGCTCGCCCGAGCCGCGCGGCAGGCCTCGCGGCTCGCGCTGCTGCTGATCGACGTCGACGACTTCAAGGTCGTCAACGACTCCGAAGGCCACCCCGTCGGCGACCTGGCGCTGCGCGAACTCGCCTCGGTGCTCCGGCAGTCGGTGCGGCCCTACGACGTGTGCGCGCGCTATGGCGGCGACGAGTTCGTGATCATGATGCCCGAGTGCGGCCGCGAGGAGGCCGAGGATCGGCTGCGCCACCTGCAGCAGCAGATCACCCGGCACCAGATGCGGCTGCCGGATGGGCGCTCGTTCACGATGAGCGTGAGCATCGGCGCCGCGGTGTTCCCGCGTGACGGCGACTCGTCGGAGGCGCTGCTGGCCGCCGCCGATGCGCGGATGTACCAGGACAAGCACCGCTGGCGCGAACAGGGCGAGCGACGCCCGGCCGAGCCGATGCCCGCGCTCCCGCGCCCGCCCCTCCACAAGATGTAG
- a CDS encoding DUF2946 family protein, translated as MATRLRALWLVCLLVFAPAGPAGLILSGHPTGEDTHLSAVAHDATDHGISAGALAEAAPDRHCLYCQTASSHRFGRVDAATHPQAPSSTPIVWVELQEGAPRSDSRAALPARAPPARA; from the coding sequence TTGGCGACCCGCCTGCGGGCGCTGTGGCTCGTGTGCCTGCTGGTGTTCGCCCCAGCGGGACCTGCGGGCCTGATCCTTTCCGGTCATCCGACCGGTGAGGACACGCACCTCTCCGCCGTGGCGCACGATGCCACCGACCACGGCATCTCCGCGGGGGCCCTCGCCGAGGCTGCCCCCGATCGACACTGCCTCTATTGCCAGACGGCGTCGTCGCACCGGTTCGGCCGGGTCGACGCCGCCACGCACCCGCAGGCGCCTTCCAGCACGCCCATCGTGTGGGTGGAGTTGCAGGAGGGGGCGCCCCGCTCCGACTCCCGCGCCGCGCTTCCCGCGCGCGCCCCGCCCGCCCGCGCCTGA
- a CDS encoding TonB-dependent receptor domain-containing protein, giving the protein MALAAVPSLAQPAGEAQVRGRVVAGETKTALPGVTITVEERGTMAVTDDAGAFAIAIPATGVVHVRASAPGFLPSRREVSASAATGPIEIVLQDDLHYAEAVTVGPAPRDPFESYQPTSVLSGQELDLKTEASLGGLLRNEPGVAERSLGPGPSRPIIRGQDGDRVLIMQNSQRTGDLSSQSGDHGVTINPAAATQVEVVRGPATLLYGANAIGGLVNVIDNQIPKQPVTRPMGNTQVDLATNAGQASVAGDLTLGNGRWALNLGASTRRSGEYDTPEGPVDNSQSRGSFGSVGVARTTADSYLGAGVQLDDTRYGVPVVHGGEIELTPRRQVYNTRGEFRNLQGPFSSVRGSVAYHRYRHDEIEGDAIGTAFHNDLLDLDLRATHAPIGRMTGTVGVSGYARAFEAIGEEALSPRVEQTVFSAFSYQEVAWSHLTLQFGGRYDHTGYSPEGGLRPRTFDNVSFSVGSLFRPSEQSTLAVSFARAARNPALEELYFFGEHAGNIAFEIGNQDLESEVAYGLDVSYRVRLPRVSAEVTYFNNTIDNYIFRNEISEEEFEERFPEAGHGEDHEHEGEVEEYPYVEFIGRDARLQGIEAHADIDVAAGFHLEAGIDTVHGSQRDSGDPLPRIPPVRFTGGVRYHRNALQAGAQVVSAASQERVYGVETPTDGYTTLRLFGAYSLQAGRVVHTISGRFDNVTNELYRNHLSLVKDIVPEMGRNARITWSIKF; this is encoded by the coding sequence GTGGCGCTGGCCGCCGTCCCGTCTCTCGCCCAGCCCGCTGGGGAAGCCCAGGTCCGCGGCCGCGTCGTCGCCGGCGAGACCAAGACCGCCCTTCCGGGCGTGACCATCACCGTCGAGGAACGCGGCACGATGGCCGTGACCGACGACGCCGGTGCCTTCGCCATCGCGATCCCGGCGACGGGCGTCGTGCACGTGCGGGCCAGCGCGCCGGGCTTCCTTCCGAGCCGTCGGGAGGTGTCGGCCAGCGCCGCCACCGGCCCGATCGAGATCGTCCTGCAGGACGACCTGCACTACGCCGAGGCGGTCACCGTCGGCCCGGCGCCGCGTGATCCGTTCGAGTCGTACCAGCCGACCTCGGTCCTGTCGGGCCAGGAACTCGACCTGAAGACCGAGGCCTCGCTCGGCGGCCTGCTGCGCAACGAGCCGGGCGTGGCGGAGCGGTCGCTCGGCCCCGGGCCGTCGCGCCCGATCATCCGCGGGCAGGATGGCGACCGCGTGCTGATCATGCAGAACAGCCAGCGGACGGGCGACCTCTCGAGCCAGTCCGGTGACCACGGCGTGACGATCAACCCGGCGGCGGCGACGCAGGTCGAGGTCGTGCGCGGCCCTGCCACGCTCCTGTACGGGGCCAACGCCATCGGCGGCCTGGTCAACGTCATCGACAACCAGATTCCGAAGCAGCCGGTGACCCGGCCGATGGGCAACACGCAGGTCGACCTGGCCACCAACGCCGGGCAGGCGAGCGTGGCCGGAGACCTGACCCTGGGCAACGGACGGTGGGCGCTCAACCTCGGGGCCTCGACCCGTCGGTCCGGCGAGTACGACACGCCTGAGGGGCCGGTGGACAATTCGCAGTCGCGGGGTTCGTTCGGCAGCGTGGGCGTCGCCAGGACAACGGCCGACAGCTACCTCGGCGCAGGCGTGCAACTCGACGACACGCGGTATGGCGTGCCCGTCGTGCACGGGGGCGAGATCGAACTGACCCCGCGTCGGCAGGTGTACAACACGCGCGGCGAGTTCCGGAACCTGCAGGGCCCCTTCAGCTCGGTGCGCGGGTCGGTGGCCTACCACCGCTATCGGCACGACGAGATCGAGGGTGACGCCATCGGCACGGCCTTCCACAACGACCTGCTCGATCTGGACCTGCGGGCGACGCACGCGCCGATCGGGCGGATGACGGGGACGGTCGGCGTGTCGGGATACGCGCGCGCCTTCGAGGCCATCGGCGAGGAGGCGCTCTCGCCGCGCGTCGAACAGACGGTGTTCTCGGCCTTCTCGTACCAGGAAGTCGCGTGGTCGCACCTGACGCTGCAGTTCGGCGGCCGCTACGACCACACCGGCTACTCTCCCGAGGGCGGCCTGCGCCCCCGGACGTTCGACAACGTCTCGTTCTCGGTCGGCTCGCTCTTCCGGCCCTCGGAGCAATCGACGCTCGCGGTGAGCTTCGCGCGAGCGGCCCGCAACCCGGCGCTCGAGGAGCTGTACTTCTTCGGCGAGCATGCCGGCAACATCGCCTTCGAGATCGGCAACCAGGACCTCGAGTCCGAGGTCGCCTACGGCCTCGACGTGTCCTATCGCGTGCGCTTGCCGAGGGTGTCGGCCGAGGTGACGTACTTCAACAACACCATCGACAACTACATCTTCCGCAACGAGATCTCCGAGGAGGAATTCGAGGAGCGCTTCCCGGAGGCCGGGCACGGCGAGGACCACGAGCACGAGGGCGAGGTCGAGGAGTACCCGTACGTGGAGTTCATCGGCCGCGACGCGCGCCTGCAGGGCATCGAGGCGCACGCCGACATCGACGTCGCGGCAGGCTTCCACCTCGAGGCCGGCATCGACACGGTCCACGGCTCGCAGCGCGACAGCGGTGACCCGCTGCCGCGCATCCCTCCGGTGCGCTTCACCGGGGGCGTGCGCTACCACCGGAACGCGCTGCAGGCCGGTGCCCAGGTGGTGAGCGCGGCCAGCCAGGAGCGCGTCTACGGCGTGGAGACGCCGACCGACGGCTACACGACGCTGCGCCTGTTCGGCGCGTACTCGCTGCAGGCCGGCCGCGTGGTGCACACGATCTCCGGCCGCTTCGACAACGTCACCAACGAGCTGTACCGCAATCACCTCAGCCTGGTGAAGGACATCGTGCCGGAGATGGGCCGCAACGCGCGCATCACCTGGAGCATCAAGTTCTAG
- a CDS encoding cob(I)yrinic acid a,c-diamide adenosyltransferase yields MPRLTRIYTRKGDDGTTGLGGGQRVPKDALRVATYGTVDELNSAIGVALAHGLVPRLAETLPVVQNELFHLGSDLCFLEEDKATYRIPQIEARHVEALERLMDELNEVVGPIENFILPGGAPGAAHLHVARTVCRRAEREAIALAHAEQVGAFVIPYLNRLSDALFVMARYENHQRGVPEPLWNSTL; encoded by the coding sequence ATGCCTCGCCTGACCCGCATCTACACACGCAAGGGAGACGATGGGACGACCGGGCTCGGGGGTGGGCAACGCGTCCCGAAGGACGCGCTGCGCGTCGCGACCTACGGGACGGTCGACGAGCTGAACTCCGCGATCGGCGTTGCGTTGGCGCACGGCCTGGTGCCGCGGCTGGCCGAGACGCTGCCGGTGGTGCAGAACGAGCTGTTCCACCTCGGGTCCGACCTGTGTTTCCTGGAGGAAGACAAGGCCACCTACCGGATCCCGCAGATCGAGGCCCGGCACGTCGAGGCCCTCGAGCGCCTGATGGACGAGCTGAACGAGGTGGTCGGGCCGATCGAGAACTTCATCCTGCCCGGCGGCGCGCCAGGCGCCGCGCACCTCCACGTCGCCCGTACGGTGTGCCGCCGCGCCGAACGGGAGGCGATCGCGCTGGCGCACGCCGAGCAGGTCGGCGCGTTCGTGATTCCTTACCTGAACAGGCTCTCGGACGCGTTGTTCGTCATGGCGCGCTACGAGAACCACCAGCGCGGCGTGCCGGAACCGCTCTGGAACAGCACGCTGTAA
- a CDS encoding glutamate--tRNA ligase family protein has protein sequence MIVGRLAPTPSGRLHLGNVCAFAAAWLSARADGGRLLLRIEDVDVTRARPEVEQSLRDDLAWLGLTADEEVARQSSRDYAPALARLAPRLYRCQCTRAMREQPLPAGAGCQGHCVDRGHTDGAIRFRLDAGPMTFVDRRWGPQRTDPRTFGDPILVRRDGLVSYNLAVVADDVADGVTDVVRGSDLLEYTAVQIQLWQALGAPPPRWLHAPLVLGADGKKLSKSHGSAHVGAMRDAGATPADVWRVVLPWLGIPGASSLAEALPRWDPAAGPRGPITLPR, from the coding sequence GTGATCGTCGGTCGTCTTGCCCCCACGCCCTCCGGACGGCTGCATCTGGGCAACGTGTGCGCGTTCGCGGCGGCGTGGCTGTCGGCGCGGGCCGACGGCGGCCGGCTGTTGCTGCGCATCGAGGACGTCGACGTGACGCGCGCGCGGCCGGAGGTGGAGCAGTCGCTGCGCGACGACCTGGCGTGGTTGGGGCTCACGGCCGACGAGGAAGTGGCGCGGCAGTCGTCGCGCGACTACGCGCCGGCGCTCGCGCGGCTGGCGCCGCGCCTGTATCGGTGCCAGTGCACGCGCGCCATGCGCGAGCAGCCGTTGCCCGCCGGCGCCGGGTGCCAGGGCCACTGCGTGGATCGCGGCCACACTGACGGGGCGATCCGGTTCAGGCTCGACGCGGGTCCGATGACGTTCGTCGACCGTCGCTGGGGTCCGCAGCGCACCGACCCGCGCACGTTCGGCGACCCGATCCTCGTCCGCCGCGACGGCCTGGTGTCGTACAACCTGGCCGTCGTGGCCGACGACGTCGCCGACGGCGTCACCGATGTGGTGCGGGGCAGCGACCTGCTCGAGTACACGGCGGTGCAGATCCAGCTCTGGCAGGCGCTTGGCGCGCCGCCGCCACGGTGGCTCCACGCGCCGCTCGTCCTCGGCGCCGACGGGAAGAAGCTGTCCAAGTCGCACGGCTCGGCGCACGTCGGCGCGATGCGCGACGCCGGGGCGACGCCGGCCGACGTGTGGCGCGTGGTGCTGCCGTGGCTCGGCATCCCCGGGGCCTCGTCGCTGGCCGAGGCGCTGCCGCGGTGGGATCCCGCCGCCGGCCCGCGCGGCCCCATCACGCTGCCCCGCTGA
- a CDS encoding SGNH/GDSL hydrolase family protein — protein sequence MDDGRAAAHGPARTIVALGDSTTAGTPGFLSPVEAPPDGAGDATSQYAWWLMQAEPTWRVLNRGVNRERTEHIAARMERDVFAHAPDLLILLAGVNDVYDGDEASAIATRLEAMYARALDARIPVVACSIIPFDSATPAHIACMHAVNAWIADLAVRTPHMAFCDTRAATAHPDAPDRLRESPDGLHPSPAVYRRMADALRPVVRAVLG from the coding sequence ATGGACGACGGCCGGGCCGCCGCCCACGGCCCGGCGCGGACGATCGTGGCGCTGGGCGACTCGACGACGGCGGGGACGCCTGGCTTCCTGTCGCCGGTCGAGGCACCGCCTGACGGCGCGGGGGACGCCACGAGCCAGTACGCGTGGTGGCTGATGCAGGCCGAGCCGACGTGGCGCGTCCTCAATCGCGGCGTCAACCGCGAGCGCACCGAGCACATCGCCGCCCGCATGGAGCGCGACGTGTTCGCGCATGCACCCGACCTGCTGATCCTGCTCGCCGGCGTCAACGACGTGTACGACGGCGACGAGGCCTCGGCCATCGCGACGCGCCTCGAGGCGATGTACGCGCGCGCCCTGGACGCCCGCATCCCCGTCGTCGCCTGCAGCATCATCCCGTTCGACTCGGCCACGCCGGCGCACATCGCGTGCATGCACGCCGTGAACGCCTGGATCGCCGACCTCGCCGTGCGCACCCCGCACATGGCGTTCTGCGACACGCGCGCGGCAACGGCGCACCCCGACGCACCGGACCGCCTGCGCGAGTCACCGGACGGGCTGCACCCCTCGCCGGCGGTGTACCGGCGCATGGCGGATGCGCTGCGTCCGGTGGTCCGCGCCGTGCTCGGGTAG
- a CDS encoding dipeptidase encodes MVSVALCVGLATISAQAQAPAVVERALARAPVFDGHNDLPWEMRVRADYDFDRIDVSKPQPQLMTDVPRLRAGHVGGQFWSVYVPVDLQGDAAVSATLEQMDAVHQMVRRYPSVFALVRTADEAERAMKAGKVASLMGVEGGHSIDSSLATLRALHRVGAGYMTLTHSKNVPWADSTTDTPRSNGLSAFGEEVVREMNRLGMLVDLSHTSADTMADAIRVSKAPVIFSHSNARAVCDVPRNVPDDILREVARTGGIVMATFVPGFVSPEVAAYNRRLTAETTRLQAQFGADAAGLKAAVDAWKAANPEPRATIAQVADHIDHVRKVAGIDNIGLGGDFDGITSVVQGLEHVGTYPALLAELARRGYTEDDLTKITSRNILRVMRAAEAVAASMKAEAPSIRTIEGVDHVTKRGQPVAPAAR; translated from the coding sequence GTGGTGAGCGTGGCGCTGTGCGTCGGCCTGGCCACGATCAGTGCCCAGGCGCAGGCCCCCGCGGTGGTCGAGCGGGCGCTCGCCAGGGCGCCGGTCTTCGACGGCCACAACGACCTGCCGTGGGAGATGCGGGTACGCGCCGACTACGACTTCGACCGGATCGACGTGTCGAAGCCGCAGCCGCAGTTGATGACCGACGTGCCGCGCCTCCGCGCCGGCCATGTCGGCGGCCAGTTCTGGTCGGTGTACGTGCCGGTGGACCTGCAGGGCGACGCCGCCGTCAGCGCGACGCTCGAGCAGATGGATGCCGTGCACCAGATGGTGCGGCGGTACCCGTCGGTCTTCGCACTCGTGCGCACCGCCGACGAGGCGGAGCGGGCGATGAAGGCCGGCAAGGTGGCCTCGCTGATGGGCGTGGAGGGCGGCCACTCGATCGACAGCTCGCTCGCGACGCTGCGGGCGCTCCATCGGGTGGGCGCCGGCTACATGACACTCACTCACAGCAAGAACGTGCCGTGGGCCGACTCCACCACCGACACCCCGAGGTCCAACGGCCTGTCGGCCTTCGGCGAGGAGGTGGTGCGGGAGATGAACCGGCTGGGGATGCTCGTGGACCTCAGTCACACGTCGGCCGACACCATGGCCGACGCCATCCGCGTGTCGAAGGCGCCGGTGATCTTCTCGCACTCGAACGCGCGCGCCGTGTGCGACGTGCCGCGCAACGTCCCCGACGACATCCTGCGTGAGGTCGCCCGCACCGGCGGGATCGTGATGGCGACGTTCGTGCCTGGCTTCGTGTCGCCAGAGGTGGCCGCGTACAACCGGCGGCTCACCGCCGAGACCACGCGGTTGCAGGCGCAGTTCGGCGCCGACGCAGCCGGTCTCAAGGCGGCCGTGGACGCCTGGAAGGCGGCCAACCCCGAGCCACGCGCCACGATTGCACAGGTCGCCGACCACATCGACCACGTGCGCAAGGTGGCCGGCATCGACAACATCGGCCTCGGCGGCGACTTCGACGGCATCACGTCGGTCGTCCAGGGCCTCGAGCACGTCGGCACCTACCCGGCCCTGCTGGCGGAACTCGCGCGTCGCGGCTACACCGAGGACGACCTGACGAAGATCACCAGCCGGAACATCCTGCGCGTGATGCGCGCCGCAGAGGCCGTCGCTGCCTCGATGAAGGCCGAGGCGCCCTCCATCAGGACGATCGAGGGCGTGGACCACGTCACCAAGCGCGGCCAGCCGGTCGCCCCCGCCGCACGGTGA
- a CDS encoding acetyl-CoA hydrolase/transferase family protein has translation MNSDWTSRAVSADEAVAGIRSGMKIFVHGAAATPTTLLEALARRTDLEGVTIYHLHTAGPAPFAEPDKEGQFRSVSLFTGAPLRGPINEGRADFVPIFLSDIPGLFLSGQVRLDAALLTLSPPDRHGFCTLGTSVDAARAAADTATLVIAEVNSRMPRTRGNVVVPVKRLDAFVANDRPLHEHEPAPETEIEAAIGELIAELVEDGSTLQMGIGGIPDAVLRRLGNKLELGVHTEMFSDGLIDLQLNGVITNRHKVVHPNRTVTSFVNGTRRLFDFVDDNPQVEFHPCDRTNDTAQIRRNPRVVAINSALEIDLTGQVCADSIGYRIFSGIGGQMDFIRGAALSPGGKPIIALPSTAAKGTLSRIVPSLKPGAGVVTTRGHVHWIVTEYGAVNLHGASIRERGEMLISIAHPDFRGELRKQLAEIRHV, from the coding sequence ATGAATTCCGACTGGACCTCCCGCGCGGTATCGGCCGACGAGGCGGTCGCCGGCATCCGCAGCGGCATGAAGATCTTCGTGCACGGTGCGGCGGCCACGCCGACCACCCTGCTCGAGGCGCTCGCGCGTCGCACCGATCTCGAAGGCGTCACCATCTACCACCTCCACACCGCTGGCCCGGCGCCGTTTGCCGAGCCCGACAAGGAGGGCCAGTTCCGCTCGGTGTCGCTGTTCACCGGCGCCCCGCTGCGTGGCCCGATCAACGAGGGGCGCGCCGACTTCGTGCCGATCTTCCTGTCGGACATCCCCGGACTCTTCCTCTCCGGGCAGGTCAGGCTCGATGCCGCGCTGCTGACACTGTCGCCGCCGGATCGCCACGGGTTCTGCACCCTGGGCACGTCGGTCGACGCGGCCCGTGCCGCGGCCGACACCGCGACGCTGGTGATCGCGGAGGTGAACAGCCGGATGCCGCGGACGCGCGGCAACGTGGTGGTGCCGGTGAAGCGCCTCGACGCCTTCGTGGCCAACGACCGGCCGCTCCACGAGCACGAGCCGGCGCCGGAGACCGAGATCGAGGCCGCCATCGGCGAGCTGATCGCGGAGCTCGTCGAGGACGGCTCCACGCTGCAGATGGGCATCGGTGGGATTCCCGACGCGGTGCTGCGGCGCCTTGGCAACAAGCTGGAGCTCGGCGTGCACACCGAGATGTTCTCGGACGGGCTGATCGACCTGCAGCTGAACGGCGTGATCACCAACCGGCACAAGGTGGTGCACCCCAACCGCACGGTCACGTCGTTCGTCAACGGCACGCGACGCCTGTTCGATTTCGTGGACGACAACCCGCAGGTCGAGTTCCACCCCTGCGACCGTACGAACGACACGGCGCAGATCCGGCGCAACCCGCGGGTCGTCGCCATCAACTCGGCGCTCGAGATCGACCTGACCGGCCAGGTGTGCGCCGATTCGATCGGTTACCGCATCTTCTCCGGCATCGGCGGGCAGATGGACTTCATCCGCGGCGCGGCCCTGTCGCCCGGCGGCAAGCCGATCATCGCGCTGCCGTCCACTGCGGCGAAGGGGACGCTGTCGCGCATCGTGCCATCGCTCAAGCCCGGGGCCGGCGTGGTCACCACCCGCGGCCACGTGCACTGGATCGTCACCGAGTACGGAGCGGTCAACCTGCACGGCGCCTCCATCAGGGAACGCGGGGAGATGCTGATCAGCATCGCGCATCCCGACTTCCGCGGCGAGCTCCGCAAGCAGCTCGCCGAGATCCGTCACGTCTAG